One Carettochelys insculpta isolate YL-2023 chromosome 1, ASM3395843v1, whole genome shotgun sequence genomic window, CCAACTCACGTTGTTATGCCACACTCATAACcacatctgagcaccttccagcagTGCATTAAACCATGTGATTTATATAAGTCCTGTGTTTGTTCCTCATCCTCTCCCCAGAGGGAGAAGAGTGTGCAGTGTCTTGTTTCAGTGTTGTTTGTGGggtgatatttttgttttgtttttttgcagccCCTGTAGATTTTGTGACAGCAGGGAAAACCCAGATTGCCCTGCCTCCATCACCCTCGGCCTTTCATTTCCATCTCTCCTCCATTCTGCCTTTCATATGCCCCTTACACGTGTCCTCTActcatggggcagggggtggaggagagggactcctgcAGACGTAACACAGAACCTCCATGCATTGAGCATATTCCCCAGGTGCAGTTGATGGCCCTCTTTGGGCTAACCTAGTGGGTGCCAAGGGATAGCTATTAATCTGACTCCATGTGTACtgttggggtgggttgctttgtTTGGAAGCACTACCCTCATTGATGGTTCCTGAGACCAAGCACAGAAAAATTCAACCTCAAATGAATTTACTGAAGTTATGAGCAACAAAGAGAAGTGGGCTCATAAGAGAAACTGCGCTTCAGCCATTGCTGTAGCATGCCCTGTCACACTTGCTATTCTAAGGAGGACTTGCAGAACAGATCACAAACCCCACCAGCTGCTAGGACTGTAGacaccaccccttccacccagacAATAGTTCATCTCACCATACATTATTCCAGAATGAGATTACACCACTCGGCCACTCCTGTAGGTGGGTGAGTAGGTTGTTTCAGGCGCTGAGCTTTTATCTTAGATTCATAAAAAGAGATTAGATGAAACTGAAGACAAATCCTCAAAATTCCCATCATCtccagttttttttatttttgttacatgGCAGCCATGCTAGACACGCCCTCCTCACTGTGAGATCACTCATTCATTTCCAAACCTGGTCCCTACTGGGACCATGAAATGAGGGAGTTCAAGATTTCatttgaaggggtggggggaagggaaaaaacAGAGTATTGGGAAGAGAGATTTTATTTCACAGACATTATTTTAATCCATTAATCTATCTATTCTGGGTACTTCCACAGTGCCTTGGTGTCACTGTGGTTACTGAGCACCAGCAGCACAACAGGAAGCTAAACTATTATAAAAAGCACCATTAAACTGACAGGAGGACCTGGGCACCTGGTGGGAACCAATACCTTGAGGTGGTGGGATGGCCAGAAGATTGGACAGATTCTATGGGAATTTCTGGTTAAGTGAGAAACCATTTACCAAGGTTTTTCTGATAATAACTAATTATGATCCAGAGAGAGGAGACACATGTAAGCTATTAGGGAGCAGACAGGCCGCATCCCATCTGCAAGGGCTGACTTATCCAGAAAACTGGGAGCAGGctttccagctctcagtgatcaCTTAGATTTACACAGAGctctctgctgccttctgcttgTGAGGCTCTGTGTCCCCAGTACAGATTAAACTCCTGCTGGTAGAGGAACATACACTGTACCTGCTATAGGAGCAAAGAAATGGCAGCACCTAGATCACCCTTTTTTCAGCTAGATGATCACAAACACTATGCGGAGGACAAGATGTGGGGAAGCTAATGATCGTAGCTGTGTGGCCATGAACAGGAGACACATATCCAGCGTGGGGCACAAAGGACATTCTAAAGACACTGATTACAGTAGTGAACAACCTTCGCTGAACCCTAAGACCACACTGAATCTGCAGACAAATTTAAATGTAAAGATTTTAATCAGAAATAAATGCAcaccattatttttaatttatagaGCACTGTTGACTGTATGCAGTACCTTACCAAGCTCATAGAAGGACAACATATGCTCTGAGGATTGAAGGGGAAGGAATTTTCAGTACAGAAAGTGCCAATGCTTTTCTGAGACCAAATGCTTGGTGTCAGCCTTTTCCTTTGCGCTGATCTCAAGCATTAGGAGTTGCTGGCTTGAGTCCATTAATTGACTGCAGTGTTTATTCAGATACACAACAGAAAAGTTCCATTCACAAATGTAAATGATTCCAAAGGAACTACCCCAAACAGCACACCCTGTCATTGAATTCTGGAGAGCTATGTAGCAGTCATTTACCAAAGTTCAGTATGTTGTCTTCTTAAAATTTGGATGTGAAAAGAATCATTCAACTTCAGCTGAACTTTGGATTAATCTTTGACTCTGCAAACTGAGAAGCATGTATGACCTTTGAAAGTATGTTGAGCAAACGAATCTCAGAGCTTCTGGATCCATCAGCATCGGACTGACTCTCAGAGTCAGATTTCTGGAGCATTTTTGGGAATTCAACCCCAAACCCCACTGGTCTGAAGTTGTCCGAGGAAAACACTTGCAATTGCAAGCAGAAGCATCAGATCCTCTGCAGCTTCAAACAAAGGCATCCACCCAATAAAGTCCCTCCACTTCCTTGAGCATCTGGAAGCAAAGGTTCTTGCTCCTCTAAGAGCTATGAGCAACCTCCCTGCTCTCCTCACAGTTtaacatttcaaaatacattaaaatactaTTTGTCATCTGTTGAAAGTCCAGAAGTGGCTTCAGGCTCTCAAATAATTCTGATCCCTCTTGGAGGGTGGGGCGTTCCACAGAGCTAGCTGCAGAATGAGCCTGTCACAGAGCTTTCTTGGCCAGCAATTGCTCAAAGTCTTGGACCTGCTTGGTAGTTTTAGCATGCACAGGAGTTCTTCATTCTCCTGCCCCGCACAGCTTCCATCGACTGTCACCAGCACTCTGCCTTTCTGGAGATATATTGAAGCCATGGAAACAATCACAGGAATAATAAGCACACCACAGAACTAATACTTCTGTTTCTAAATTTCAGGTTATCCAGCCACACTGGATAAACACATCAGCTTGATACTTTTACTAAAATAAATATCAGTAAAACAGTCAAATACATTACAATTTAAATATGTCATGGTGCATCCTCAGTGTTAGCACCCTAAATAGAGGAGCAGGGTATCTCTTGGAGTGGTTTCCTGCCTAGTTGCCTGAAGAGTGAGGCAGTTATTAGCACTACATTGGGTGGTGACATTCTGAAGTCGTTCTTCACAACAGGGAGGGCTACAAACAATACAGGTCTAGAGAGGAAAATTTAAATTCTGCACAATTGAGGGACCACCAACAGGCTGCAAGTCGTGTGCCAGAATCTTATACACTGTAGATATGACCCAGAGAAGAAAAGTACCACTTGGCATTTCTATCTTCACTTCAAATAAAAATCACTTCAAAAGTAACCAACACGAAAACAAGAAGGAAAACTGATTCTGTGTTATTTCATCACATGCCAGGTCTGAGATTGCAGGCTGACTCATGTCCCAGCAGACTGCTCCCATGCTCCCACCGCTCTGGGATCCCAAGCACTGCTGGTCACCCCAGGAATGTGTTCCActctccaccagccccactgctgtaGGTGTTTCATGTGCCTGCACAGCACCATGCTTGcccaggggctgagccccgctgctcCCTACCACATGTGAACTCTCTGATGCGACACTAGGTACGAGTTGCGGCTGAAGCTCTTCCCACACTGAGCGCACTTGAAGGGTTTCTCCCCGGTGTGGGTCCTGCGGTGCCGGATCAGGGTGGAGTTGTCACTGAAGCTCGTCCCACATTCAGAGCACTTGTAGGGCTTCTCTCCGGTGTGTGTCCTGCGGTGCTGGACGAGGTGGGACCTCTGGCTGAAGCTCTTCCCACACTCAGGGCACATATAGGGCTTCTCTCCCGTGTGGGTGCGGCGGTGGATGATCAGCTTGGAGCTCTCGCTGAAGCATTTGTCGCAGTCCGTGCACTTGTAGGGCTTCTCGCCCGTGTGCAGCCGCTGATGTGCAATGAGGTTGGAGCTGTCACTGAAGCACTTCCCGCATTCGGGGCATTTGTAGGGCTTCTCCCCCGTGTGGAAGTTGGCGTGTCTGATGAGCCCTGAGTTCTGGTAGAAGTTCCTCCCGCATTTTGCACACACGTAGGGCCGTTCTCCAGTGTGGTTCCTTTGGTGCTGCACGAGGTGCGTGCTCTGGCTGAAGCTCTTCCCACAGTCCTTGCATTGGTAGGGTCTCTCCCCGGTGTGGATTCTCTGGTGCTGGATAAGGTGGGAGCGCcggctgaagcttttcccacactcggTACACACGTAGGGTTTCTCGCCGGTGTGGATCCGCTGATGGCGGATGAGGTCCGAGCTCCGGTTGAAGCTCTGCCCGCATTCAATACAGATGTAGGGCTTCTCACCCAGGAGAGTATTTTGGTGAACAACGGTGTCTTTGCGTTTCCTGAAGCCTCTTTCACAACGAGTGGGTTTCGCCTGTCTCTCGTCGGGAGAGTTTAGCTCCTGCCTCTCACAGATTTTGTCCTGGACAGAACTCGGAAAAGCTTCCCTTATGAAAAAGTCTGACAATGTCCCAGGAGCTTCCACAGGTGTGGGACTTTCCAGCTGAGGGTACTCCTcctcattttcattcatgttccCATCACCTGCTGGAACAGAATGAGAACCCAGAgatacagcgccccctgctgtgcCAATCCTGGGCTCTCCCTCTCTTCAGTGCTCTGCCAAACCATATCATTTCTGGCCTATGTCTCCCCAGCTATTCCTATGGACTCAGAGCTCTGGTACCACACACGCCTCCGTCCTGATCTGCAGCTGTGACAGCCCtgctctctctcccaccctcacAAATCTCCCCCAGTAGCCCATACCCTCAGGGGATTCTGTTCTGAGTTACACCAGCATCATTCCAGTGATTTACTCTGGGTTGCTCTGGATTTACAGTGGTGTAAGTGACAGAAGAGTCAGCTTTATGAAGCAGACCCCTTGACTGCAAATAATGCGGTTCAGTAGCTCCACTGGAAGCAGCCATCCCTGTCATTCCTTATCTCCTGTTCCAAAAAGAATGGGAAAGAATTCCCTTCATGGACACTGCCCaacagagccccctgccccacacccggCATTCATAAATCCCAATTCATCCCTATCTGGTATCATGGGATGTGTTCGGTCCCTTTGCCACCCTGTCACTGGCACTAACCCTGGCCCATAAAGACTTTAGATGAGGGAAGTGGGGGAGAAGAATAGTGAAGGCAAAAAATGGGAGGGAGATGAGGGTAGGGAAAGGAGACAGAGGGGAATAAAAAGAGCAGGAGGGAACTGAGCAGATGCAAATAAAGCGGGAGGAGGCACAGGAAAAAGCAGCGGGGTCTGAACCTTGGGATTCTCACATCAGTGCTCCTAAACCAACGTGACACAAGcgaggtgagcagtgaggtggaggAAAGGCCGCCTGCTGGGAGGTGGACCAACCAACCAGCAGTCAGCCCTCTCCCTTGCCTCCCCACTTACATCGCTCCCCTCCCAGGCAACTGACAGCACCGGAGGCAAGAACAAATCCCCCACGGGCCCGCAGGCCACCCACGTGCCTTTAGAGACCCCCACCCTGGGTGTAAGTGGCAGGGgccgctgcagggctgcagccacacgcccccccgggggctgccTCCCCGCTGGCgggtttattttccttttcttttctcagGCACAGCCCAGCCTCCGATCCCCTCTCTGCGGCAGCCCGGCCTGACAGGCGGCAATTTCGCGCCTCTCAGCTGTTGTCTTCTCCCcgccctcccctggagctgcgCTTCCACCCTCTCCCCCTCGCCGGTCCCTGACTCACCTCTGCCCCCGGCAGCAGAGAGGTGTGTGTGATCCCCTGATGCTCCCGGGCAAGGGCGGGGGAGGGCTCATTGGCGACACGGATTCAAGCGCTTCGGCCACTAGCTGCACCCCCGGCACCAGGGATCAGAGCACGGGCTGCGGGGTAGGGGGCTGCTGGGAGAATAGGAAGTCCCTTATTTCTGAAGTCCGCCAAGCAGCTACATCcccgcccctcctctcccctctgcccataCACGCTTCCTGCTTCTCGGCAGCGCACGGGCGAGTGGCTGCTCTATGGTGGTAACCCTTGCATCCCCAGAGAGGCGAGCAGAGCGGCCAGCCCAGCGGCAGGAGACAGGCGGAGCTGTGGAGGCTGCAGAGATTGTGAAGGAGGAGCACGTTTGCTTGCTGGGGTTTGATcgctgcggcgggggggggggggggacgaccgACACCCACCATTTGTGTGTGAGGTCAGGACACCCAACAGATGCATCCCGAAAATGCCAGGGGAGTGGCGAGCTGTCTGCTGGCCTCCCTTTCATGTCCCACCTCTGCCTCcctgggcactggctgggggtgcGGAGGGCTACTGCACCAAATTGTAAACCCTCTGTGCAACAGAAGCTGCTTCTACCCTGGACAGGGTGTGGCAGCAGACCCGGTTCGAGCAGGTTTGCCCCTGGACATCCTTCCCAAGCCTTGCCTTTACTCCTGCCCTAGGGTCTCTGACCATCTCTCTCTGCAGCCTTTATACTAGGTGCGTGCTCCTGGAAGCTGCTCTCCCTTAGCGAGGCTGTCAACTGAGAAGCTCTCTGCCAAGGGACACACTGCTCAGCTCTTTTCCAGCTCTGGAGGAGGgctatctcagtggtttgagcattgatctggcaaacccagggttgtgatgtcagcccttgagggggccatctgCGGATCCAGGGCAAGTAGATCAAAATGGTGCTAggtccagctgtga contains:
- the LOC142017835 gene encoding uncharacterized protein LOC142017835 — its product is MNENEEEYPQLESPTPVEAPGTLSDFFIREAFPSSVQDKICERQELNSPDERQAKPTRCERGFRKRKDTVVHQNTLLGEKPYICIECGQSFNRSSDLIRHQRIHTGEKPYVCTECGKSFSRRSHLIQHQRIHTGERPYQCKDCGKSFSQSTHLVQHQRNHTGERPYVCAKCGRNFYQNSGLIRHANFHTGEKPYKCPECGKCFSDSSNLIAHQRLHTGEKPYKCTDCDKCFSESSKLIIHRRTHTGEKPYMCPECGKSFSQRSHLVQHRRTHTGEKPYKCSECGTSFSDNSTLIRHRRTHTGEKPFKCAQCGKSFSRNSYLVSHQRVHMW